The region CCAAAGGCCACCCGGGCCTGTACGCCGCAATGCAACTTCCGGTGATGCAGGGCAGCGAGCACTCACACGCCCTTGGAACAAAGTATGTCGACGCGGTGCTGGCAGTTCTCCGTGGGTATGGCCTTGAAGGAGACGCCGCCCTGCACGCCACCCGCTGCCTGCGCGCCGCGCTCCGCGGTTTTATCGACCTGGAGGTGGGAGGCGGCTTTGGTCTGGCCCTCCAGGTCGACGAGAGCTTCGAGCGGCTGCTGCACATGCTGCACGACGGCCTGATCGAGCAGGCCCGCCACCCAACGTGAAACCGAAACGAGGGCCTCGAACGATGCTCAGGCCGTCGCCGCGAGGGACGCAGTTGCCCGCCGGGTGCCGTGCCGCTGCACCGCCTGGTTTTACATCGCCTGGACTTCCGCTGGTCGAGGATCCTCCGGCGTGCCGCGGAGCTGCGCTTTGAGCTGAACTTTCTCGTGGTTGTTCACCTGGAGCCAGTGTTCACCGCGGAGTCCGGCCACCATGGCCCACAGCAGCACGAGGGAGGGCCGCTCACCCAGGGCGAGCAGCCGCCGGTACGTTTCGACTGGACCCACCTCGCGCAGCTCCCCGATGGTCACGATGCCGGCCTGCCGCAGCAAACGGGCGCTTTTGTCCCCCAGGTTGGGCAGCGAAGCCACCGGTGCCGAATCGGAAGCCACCATACGGCCAGTCTAGACCGCGGCCGGTCCGGACGCCTCAGCGCACCGGTTCCCAGGACAGCCTCAGGAGGAGATGAAGCCGGGTCACGTGAGCCTTCGGCCCGGCCCGGACTCTGGTCTCCCCTCACCGGGAGCAGGCGTGAACTGACGCTTCACCCTGAGCGCCCGGACCGCCGGCGAAGGTCGGCGCATGTGGGTGAGGGGCGTGCGGAAGGCCGCCCAGGGCCGCGCCCCTCTGGCCTGCCCGGGCCACCCTGTTGTTTGGTTGACACGCGCGGGCGGCGCTGACCTTCACGCTGGCTGTGGAGGAATAATCATGAACACAGACACACTGAAAGCAGGCGGTATGGGTGGACTCGCGGGCGGTATGGTCTTTGGCATGCTGATGGGCATGATGGGCATGCTGCCCATGATTGCGGGGTTGATTGGCAGTTCCAGCGCTGCGGTTGGGTTCGCCCTGCACCTGCTGCTCAGCATGCTGATCGGCGCGGGCTTTGGACTGCTGCTGGGTCACCGGGTGCATTCGCGCGGTGAAGGCGCCGGACTGGGGGTGATGTACGGGCTGCTGTGGTGGATTCTGGGGCCACTGGTCGTGATGCCCACCATGATGGGGATGGGCGTTCAGTTTGCCAATGCGTTGAGCAC is a window of Deinococcus taeanensis DNA encoding:
- a CDS encoding TetR/AcrR family transcriptional regulator, with amino-acid sequence MPRAGLDLQRVLNAAASIADAEGLGALSISRLAQELRVKPPSLYNHVESLDAVRDGLMQRGLREMLEVSRDAIAGRSGREALDALAHAHRRYAKGHPGLYAAMQLPVMQGSEHSHALGTKYVDAVLAVLRGYGLEGDAALHATRCLRAALRGFIDLEVGGGFGLALQVDESFERLLHMLHDGLIEQARHPT
- a CDS encoding TfoX/Sxy family protein — translated: MVASDSAPVASLPNLGDKSARLLRQAGIVTIGELREVGPVETYRRLLALGERPSLVLLWAMVAGLRGEHWLQVNNHEKVQLKAQLRGTPEDPRPAEVQAM